GTAATTATTGGGGGAGGTACTGGTGGCTGCGCAGCAGCACTGGCAGCAGCAAAATCAGGAAAATCAGTCATTATGACGGAAGAAACCGATTGGATTGGCGGTCAATTTACGAGCCAAGCGGTACCGCCAGATGAGCATCCATGGATCGAACAGTTTGGTTGCACGCGAAGCTATCGTACATTCCGTGACAGCGTGCGTGACTATTATCGCAACCATTATCCAATGACGGCAGAAGCACGTGTCATCCCGAATCTTGACCCTGGTAATGGTTCCGTAAGTCGACTTTGCCATGAACCAAAAGTAGCGCTCGCTGTTTTTTATCAGATGCTTGCTCCTTATATTAATAGTGGTAGACTTACTATTCTGACGAATAACAAGCTGCATGCCGTTCGCATGGCTGGCGATAACGTACTGTCGATCACAGTAGAAGATCAGAAGCATCATGATTTTCATGAACTGGTAGCACCTTATTTCTTGGATGCGACAGAATGTGGAGATGTGCTCCCACAAGCCGGCGTTGAATACGTGCTTGGCGCTGAATCAGTCGATCAAACAGGGGAGCCAAATGCTGTTGTCGGGCCGCCACAGCCAAATGATATTCAGGCGTTTACGTATTGCTTTGCCATGGATTATTTGGAGGGAGAAAATCATACGATTGCCAAACCAGAAACGTATGACTTCTGGCGAAACTACAAAGCAGATTTCTGGCCGGACAAGCTGCTTAGCTGGACAGGCTCCAATCCGCGAAATACTGCTGAATCCGTACGATATGAGCTGTTCCCGGGTACTAAATATTTTCCGCTCTTTACGTATCGTCAGATTGCTGACCCGAAAAACTTCCAAACCGGATTGTACAAGAGCGGCGTAACGACCGTTAACTGGCCGCAAAATGATTACTGGCTCGGTTCGATCATTGATGTGCCAGAGGAAGAGCGTCAGCGTCACCTCTACGGCGGTAAA
This genomic stretch from Brevibacillus sp. DP1.3A harbors:
- a CDS encoding FAD-dependent oxidoreductase — encoded protein: MRELHADVVIIGGGTGGCAAALAAAKSGKSVIMTEETDWIGGQFTSQAVPPDEHPWIEQFGCTRSYRTFRDSVRDYYRNHYPMTAEARVIPNLDPGNGSVSRLCHEPKVALAVFYQMLAPYINSGRLTILTNNKLHAVRMAGDNVLSITVEDQKHHDFHELVAPYFLDATECGDVLPQAGVEYVLGAESVDQTGEPNAVVGPPQPNDIQAFTYCFAMDYLEGENHTIAKPETYDFWRNYKADFWPDKLLSWTGSNPRNTAESVRYELFPGTKYFPLFTYRQIADPKNFQTGLYKSGVTTVNWPQNDYWLGSIIDVPEEERQRHLYGGKQLSLSLLYWMQTEAPRPDGGQGYPGLRLRKDVMGTEDGLAMYPYIRESRRIKAEFTVLEQHVSAFVRNTGKAEAFHDSVGVGSYRIDLHPSTANRNYVDVSTYPFQIPLGSLIPVRVNNLLPAGKNLGVTHITNGCFRLHPVEWNVGEVAGYLTAYCLQYGLTPRAVRNTPDELKKFQAFLYAEGVEYFWPTMYAV